The Euryarchaeota archaeon genome includes a region encoding these proteins:
- a CDS encoding isoleucine--tRNA ligase, whose protein sequence is MVKPARKSYNPVLLEAEVQDLWKKRDAYKLTRSHRRQGKDFYFIDGPPYTTGYIHLGTAWNKTLKDSVVRHLSMTGLNVRDQAGYDMHGLPIEVQVEKELGIKNKREIEQLGIETFVNKCRDYSVKQLKTMTDQFKKLGVWLNWDDPYMTIKPEYMEGAWWALKQAHDRGLLYEAERSIPWCRRCATALAAAELEYKDREDPSVTVKFPVKGKPGEFLLIWTTTPWTLPGNCAIAAHPDFTYAKVLATRKDGKEETIILAEGCVEANFAKNKEYTAHYVVGNVSGKELEGLEYDHPFAKSIPHHASPKSKWNNKVILAAYVTEENTGLVHTAPGHGAEDFESGEKYAIAAFCPVDESGNYTSEAGVYRGKNVSEVNDVIAADLDAAGLLFNRQQITHSYGHCWRCKTPIIYRATKQWFIEVTKVKKKMLSEVDRIKWTPEWAGSAREKDWVENARDWCISRQRYWGIPIPVWRCREGHVEVLTTRKELRERATNFHVSDDIHRPWIDEVTISCKDCGDTMHRIPDVLDVWFDSAVASWGELSYPSKTTDFERWWPADWIVEGLDQTRGWFYSQLGAGVVALGKVPYKSVLMHGFVHDAQGHPMHKSAGNVILPSEVTDKHGADALRFYFLSVSAPWEDIAFNVEGVKTVQRMLNILWNVHYFSTTYMALDGFDPEKTTLTSVKRALRAEDKWLYSRLDATIEAVTEGFNTYELHKGSRSLSNFILEDLSRWYVRLTRDRTWAEGDSKDKLAAYRTLYDALMTTAKLMAPIAPHISDAMHEDLKTGDLETVHMADWPKPYKMRDEALEARMGVTRDLVEAASNARQKAQMKLRWPVAKIIVAGTKDVEDAIRSLESTVLDQTNAKKLEFVGQSWEDLVVVAQPVKNVIGPAFKKDAPLVRELIEKADGKKLKTALEKDGKAKLGKGKGAFEVTREMVTFTTALPDKVVGNDFRGGSVYVDTVVSDELKAEALSRELTRRIQEMRKEMGLNVEDKITVEAAVSPESQKALKKWTDHIASETRATKLAFSKEPKGSHVKEWELEDETIVLGLVKS, encoded by the coding sequence TGACCCGTTCCCACCGCAGGCAAGGGAAGGACTTCTACTTCATCGACGGCCCTCCCTATACGACAGGTTACATCCACCTCGGCACCGCCTGGAACAAGACGCTCAAGGATTCGGTCGTCCGCCATCTTTCGATGACCGGGCTCAACGTGCGCGACCAGGCCGGGTACGACATGCACGGGCTCCCCATCGAGGTCCAGGTCGAAAAGGAGCTCGGCATCAAGAACAAGAGGGAGATCGAGCAACTCGGCATCGAGACCTTCGTCAACAAGTGCCGCGACTATTCGGTGAAGCAGTTGAAGACGATGACCGACCAGTTCAAGAAGCTCGGCGTCTGGCTCAACTGGGACGACCCCTACATGACGATCAAGCCCGAATACATGGAGGGCGCGTGGTGGGCTCTGAAGCAGGCACACGACAGGGGGCTTCTTTACGAGGCCGAAAGATCTATTCCCTGGTGCCGACGCTGCGCCACGGCGCTTGCGGCGGCCGAACTTGAATACAAGGACCGCGAGGACCCGAGCGTCACCGTGAAGTTCCCCGTGAAAGGCAAGCCCGGCGAGTTCCTCCTCATCTGGACCACGACACCGTGGACGCTTCCTGGGAATTGCGCGATCGCAGCACATCCGGATTTCACGTACGCGAAAGTGCTCGCAACGCGCAAAGACGGCAAAGAGGAGACGATCATCCTTGCTGAAGGTTGCGTCGAAGCGAACTTCGCGAAGAACAAGGAGTACACGGCCCACTACGTCGTCGGAAACGTCTCCGGAAAGGAGCTTGAAGGACTCGAATACGACCATCCTTTCGCAAAGAGCATCCCGCACCACGCCTCGCCCAAGTCCAAATGGAACAACAAGGTCATCCTCGCCGCTTACGTCACGGAAGAGAACACGGGCCTCGTCCACACGGCGCCCGGTCACGGCGCCGAAGACTTCGAGAGCGGCGAGAAGTACGCCATCGCCGCCTTCTGTCCCGTCGACGAGTCCGGAAACTACACTTCCGAGGCGGGTGTGTACCGGGGGAAGAACGTCTCAGAAGTCAACGACGTGATCGCGGCCGATCTTGACGCTGCGGGCCTTCTTTTCAATCGACAGCAGATCACCCACAGCTACGGCCATTGCTGGCGCTGCAAGACGCCGATAATCTACCGCGCCACGAAACAGTGGTTCATCGAGGTCACCAAGGTCAAGAAGAAGATGCTCTCCGAAGTGGATCGCATCAAGTGGACGCCGGAGTGGGCGGGCTCGGCGCGCGAGAAGGACTGGGTGGAGAACGCCCGCGACTGGTGCATCAGCCGGCAGCGCTATTGGGGCATCCCGATCCCGGTCTGGAGGTGCCGTGAAGGCCACGTCGAGGTCCTTACGACGAGGAAGGAGCTACGCGAGCGGGCCACGAACTTCCACGTGAGCGATGACATCCATCGCCCATGGATCGACGAGGTCACCATCAGTTGCAAGGACTGCGGCGACACCATGCACCGCATCCCGGACGTCTTGGACGTCTGGTTCGACTCCGCGGTCGCAAGCTGGGGGGAACTCTCCTACCCGTCAAAGACCACGGACTTCGAGCGCTGGTGGCCGGCGGACTGGATAGTCGAGGGGCTCGACCAGACGCGAGGCTGGTTCTACTCGCAACTAGGCGCTGGAGTCGTGGCCCTTGGCAAGGTCCCGTACAAGAGCGTCCTCATGCACGGGTTCGTGCACGACGCGCAGGGGCATCCGATGCACAAATCCGCCGGGAACGTCATCCTCCCGAGCGAAGTGACTGACAAGCACGGGGCGGACGCGTTGCGCTTCTACTTCCTTTCCGTCTCCGCGCCGTGGGAAGACATCGCGTTCAACGTCGAGGGCGTGAAGACGGTCCAACGCATGTTGAACATCCTCTGGAACGTCCACTACTTCTCGACGACGTACATGGCGCTCGACGGGTTCGACCCGGAAAAGACGACGCTCACGAGCGTCAAACGAGCGCTTCGGGCGGAAGACAAGTGGCTCTACTCGCGCCTTGACGCGACGATCGAGGCGGTGACGGAAGGTTTCAACACGTACGAACTCCACAAGGGCTCGCGCTCACTTTCCAACTTCATACTCGAAGACCTCTCGCGATGGTACGTCCGCCTCACGAGGGACCGCACCTGGGCGGAAGGCGACAGCAAGGACAAGCTCGCGGCCTATCGGACGCTCTACGATGCGTTGATGACGACGGCGAAGCTCATGGCGCCGATAGCGCCTCACATCTCGGACGCCATGCACGAGGACCTGAAAACGGGCGACCTCGAGACCGTCCACATGGCGGATTGGCCGAAGCCCTATAAGATGCGCGACGAGGCGCTCGAAGCACGGATGGGCGTAACGCGCGACCTCGTCGAAGCGGCGTCGAACGCCCGCCAGAAAGCGCAGATGAAGCTCCGCTGGCCTGTTGCGAAGATAATCGTCGCCGGCACGAAGGACGTGGAGGACGCGATACGCTCCCTGGAATCGACGGTGCTCGACCAGACGAACGCAAAGAAGCTGGAGTTCGTCGGACAATCCTGGGAGGACCTCGTCGTCGTGGCGCAGCCTGTGAAGAACGTCATCGGGCCCGCTTTCAAGAAGGACGCGCCTCTCGTGCGGGAGCTGATCGAGAAGGCCGACGGGAAGAAACTGAAGACCGCCCTCGAAAAAGACGGGAAGGCGAAGCTCGGCAAGGGCAAGGGCGCCTTCGAGGTCACGCGCGAGATGGTGACCTTCACGACCGCGCTTCCCGACAAGGTGGTCGGCAACGACTTCCGCGGCGGAAGCGTCTACGTGGACACCGTCGTGTCCGACGAGCTCAAGGCCGAGGCGCTGTCCCGGGAACTCACGAGGCGCATCCAGGAGATGCGAAAGGAGATGGGCTTGAACGTCGAGGACAAGATCACGGTGGAGGCCGCCGTTTCCCCCGAGTCGCAGAAGGCGTTGAAGAAGTGGACGGATCACATCGCGTCCGAGACGAGGGCGACGAAGCTTGCCTTCTCCAAGGAACCGAAGGGGAGCCACGTCAAGGAGTGGGAACTTGAGGACGAGACGATCGTCCTAGGCCTCGTGAAGAGCTAG
- a CDS encoding class I SAM-dependent methyltransferase, whose protein sequence is MLPTRIAPRVKVYTGRPGASPVVAGLFAARHLIPGDRILDVGCGTGNDAIALARLGAHVTGIDNDPQVLRVARARSTRLGLTANLEFRELDVLKIGEAFNGRHFFAIVDTLLFNNLPTEKELDYGRQAAQVIEPGGLWVLQWRSSKVDHEHRDGPPSPRPFLRKWFDFGPPVPTLLAEHPRGRRDPPFARVVVWVGVRNDKTAQVPTRRTPRAAPATDATA, encoded by the coding sequence ATGTTACCCACGCGCATTGCGCCGCGTGTGAAGGTCTATACGGGACGTCCCGGCGCCTCGCCCGTCGTTGCCGGGCTTTTTGCCGCCCGCCACCTGATACCCGGTGACAGGATACTCGACGTCGGATGCGGAACCGGTAATGATGCGATAGCGCTCGCCCGCCTGGGCGCACATGTGACCGGCATCGACAACGACCCCCAAGTGCTCCGCGTCGCCCGGGCACGCTCCACCCGATTGGGCCTTACGGCGAACCTCGAATTCCGGGAACTCGACGTCTTGAAGATCGGCGAGGCTTTCAACGGCCGACACTTCTTCGCCATAGTCGATACCCTCCTCTTCAACAACCTGCCGACCGAGAAAGAACTCGATTATGGAAGACAGGCAGCGCAGGTGATAGAACCCGGCGGCCTATGGGTGCTCCAATGGCGCTCATCGAAGGTCGACCACGAGCACCGCGACGGGCCGCCGAGCCCACGACCGTTTCTACGTAAGTGGTTCGATTTCGGGCCGCCCGTGCCGACCCTGCTCGCGGAGCATCCGCGGGGAAGAAGGGACCCGCCGTTCGCACGCGTGGTCGTCTGGGTGGGCGTCCGAAACGACAAGACGGCGCAAGTCCCCACGAGGCGGACGCCCCGGGCCGCGCCTGCCACCGACGCGACGGCGTAG
- a CDS encoding helix-turn-helix transcriptional regulator has translation MVFEIEVVSNTPMTPIGDPEAVAITFLYQIGYLPKGYDPKTEVENVRQSVPYRLFMNCLLRRPDKAWTIDELQVVLKTSRPTVYRHLNKLKSFDIMEEVSLKGEGEEQTRKGYRLRYGNLSKAWNFVEAHVKVAVENYRKTVDHLQELVAKEQRGRTGGDGDADLRVAQIPERRK, from the coding sequence ATGGTTTTCGAGATCGAGGTCGTGAGCAACACTCCGATGACGCCCATCGGGGACCCTGAGGCCGTGGCGATAACATTCCTCTACCAGATCGGCTACCTGCCCAAGGGCTACGACCCGAAGACGGAAGTGGAGAACGTCCGCCAATCGGTCCCGTACCGCCTCTTCATGAATTGCCTTCTCCGGCGCCCCGACAAGGCGTGGACGATCGACGAACTGCAGGTCGTCCTCAAGACGTCGCGCCCGACGGTCTACAGACACTTGAACAAACTCAAGAGCTTCGACATCATGGAGGAGGTCTCGTTGAAGGGCGAGGGGGAAGAGCAGACGCGCAAGGGTTACCGCCTCCGTTACGGAAACCTGTCGAAGGCGTGGAACTTCGTCGAAGCGCACGTGAAAGTCGCGGTCGAGAATTACAGGAAGACCGTGGATCATCTCCAGGAGCTCGTTGCAAAGGAGCAGCGTGGCCGCACGGGCGGCGACGGGGACGCCGACCTCAGGGTCGCGCAAATCCCGGAACGGAGGAAGTAG
- the pdxT gene encoding pyridoxal 5'-phosphate synthase glutaminase subunit PdxT, with protein MKIAVVSVQGAFAEHQDAVRAAARTIGARVDVLEARRPADVIEASGVIIPGGESTTISKLIDKAGIRDVLIRRANEEDLPIMGTCAGAILLANRGDDQVKRTDTKLLGLMDMAVDRNAFGRQRESFEADVRLKFLAKPFRAIFIRAPAILQTFRECKIDGFYTGVPIVRGSAADESDKRGEKGFIVAAREKNRLAFCFHPELTRDPRVHGHFLEIARSWEKR; from the coding sequence GTGAAGATCGCGGTCGTCTCCGTGCAAGGCGCCTTCGCCGAGCATCAGGATGCGGTCCGGGCGGCGGCCAGGACGATCGGTGCGCGCGTCGACGTCTTAGAGGCGCGAAGGCCCGCGGACGTCATCGAAGCGTCCGGCGTCATCATCCCAGGCGGGGAATCCACGACCATATCGAAGCTCATCGATAAGGCCGGCATCCGCGACGTGCTCATCCGACGGGCCAACGAGGAGGACCTTCCCATCATGGGCACTTGCGCGGGCGCGATCCTCCTTGCGAACCGCGGCGACGACCAGGTGAAGCGGACGGACACGAAGCTCTTGGGCCTCATGGATATGGCCGTGGACAGGAACGCGTTCGGCCGGCAGCGGGAGTCGTTCGAGGCGGATGTGCGACTGAAGTTCCTGGCCAAGCCGTTTCGAGCGATCTTCATCCGAGCGCCGGCGATCCTCCAGACTTTCCGCGAGTGCAAGATAGACGGGTTCTACACGGGAGTTCCCATCGTGCGAGGAAGCGCGGCCGACGAATCGGACAAACGAGGAGAGAAAGGGTTCATCGTCGCCGCGAGGGAGAAGAACCGGCTCGCCTTCTGCTTCCACCCGGAATTGACGCGTGACCCGAGGGTCCACGGGCATTTTCTTGAGATCGCGCGTTCGTGGGAAAAACGGTAG
- a CDS encoding response regulator, with amino-acid sequence MEDSGEDDEAARNRVVLVVDDEHDIVEGLATILPRWIDRVEVLKASSGEEGLEIARGRSIDLIITDYRMPGMNGLEFLERARDADLDTATILITAFPNVPEVLEAVETERIGRMFTKPFQVPELIEAVVRDLSDGPAWVD; translated from the coding sequence ATGGAAGATTCTGGGGAAGACGACGAGGCCGCCCGTAACAGGGTGGTCCTCGTGGTCGACGACGAGCACGACATCGTGGAGGGCCTCGCGACCATCCTTCCTCGCTGGATCGATCGCGTGGAGGTCCTCAAGGCATCATCCGGGGAAGAGGGCCTTGAGATCGCCCGAGGACGTAGCATCGACCTCATCATCACCGATTACAGGATGCCCGGGATGAACGGCCTTGAGTTCCTTGAACGGGCGCGCGACGCCGACCTGGACACGGCGACGATCCTCATAACCGCGTTCCCGAACGTCCCTGAGGTCCTGGAAGCGGTCGAGACTGAAAGAATCGGACGCATGTTCACCAAACCGTTCCAGGTGCCGGAACTTATCGAAGCAGTGGTAAGAGATCTGTCCGACGGGCCGGCTTGGGTCGACTGA
- a CDS encoding response regulator, with protein MAATGKGRGQARGGRLSILLVDDEPDILASLSALIQTWIDGAEVAIALSGEDALARARGRDFDVLLTDFRMPGMDGVELAERFTMVSPSTRRLLLSAFSENQKVEKSKGEGKIDEALSKPVEPAKLIAAIMRASTRSQSPP; from the coding sequence GTGGCAGCGACAGGGAAAGGGCGCGGGCAGGCTCGGGGCGGACGACTCTCGATCCTGCTCGTCGACGACGAGCCCGACATACTCGCGAGCCTTAGCGCGCTCATCCAGACGTGGATAGACGGTGCAGAGGTCGCGATCGCCTTGTCCGGCGAAGACGCACTCGCCAGGGCGCGAGGCCGCGACTTCGACGTCCTCCTCACGGATTTCCGCATGCCCGGCATGGACGGCGTGGAACTTGCCGAACGTTTCACGATGGTCTCGCCGAGCACGCGTCGATTGCTACTCAGCGCGTTCAGTGAAAACCAGAAGGTGGAGAAGTCCAAAGGCGAGGGAAAAATCGACGAAGCGCTTTCGAAGCCAGTGGAACCCGCCAAGCTCATCGCAGCGATCATGCGTGCCTCGACGCGTAGCCAAAGCCCGCCATGA
- the pdxS gene encoding pyridoxal 5'-phosphate synthase lyase subunit PdxS, which translates to MPTNLELGKLRHGTELLKRGFAKMQKGGVVMDVTNAEQARIAERAGAVAVMALERVPADIRAEGGVARMADPTKVAEIIDAVSIPVMAKARIGHFVEAQILQELGADMIDESEVLTPADPYYHIDKRAFTVPFVCGARTLPEACRRIFEGAAMIRTKGEAGTGNVVEAVRHRRQILRAITELSSMDSVAISALADTYAESYARLYVEVQGLNGKKANVRSTTPVFSDLTAAKVSKGIREVLVEIKRKGRLPVVDFAAGGIATPADAALMMQLGNDGVFVGSGIFKSSDPEERARAIVEATTNLDDPTVLSKVSRGLGAAMPGQNIENLATRLQDRGW; encoded by the coding sequence ATGCCCACGAACCTTGAACTCGGCAAGCTCCGCCACGGGACCGAACTCCTGAAACGCGGATTCGCCAAGATGCAAAAAGGCGGCGTCGTGATGGACGTCACGAACGCGGAGCAGGCGCGGATCGCCGAGCGCGCCGGGGCGGTGGCCGTGATGGCGCTTGAACGGGTGCCCGCCGACATTCGTGCGGAGGGCGGTGTTGCGCGCATGGCAGACCCGACGAAGGTCGCCGAGATCATCGACGCCGTCTCCATACCGGTCATGGCGAAGGCAAGAATCGGCCACTTCGTCGAAGCGCAGATTCTCCAAGAGCTTGGCGCGGACATGATCGACGAGTCCGAGGTGTTGACGCCCGCGGACCCTTACTACCACATCGACAAGAGGGCTTTCACAGTCCCCTTCGTTTGCGGCGCTCGCACCTTGCCGGAGGCTTGCCGACGCATCTTCGAAGGCGCGGCCATGATCAGGACCAAAGGCGAGGCGGGGACGGGAAACGTCGTCGAGGCCGTAAGGCACCGTCGACAGATCCTTCGCGCGATCACGGAACTGTCGTCCATGGATTCCGTCGCGATCTCGGCGCTCGCAGATACTTACGCCGAAAGCTACGCCCGGCTCTATGTGGAGGTCCAGGGCCTCAACGGCAAGAAGGCCAACGTGAGATCGACGACCCCCGTGTTTTCTGATCTCACGGCCGCGAAGGTCTCCAAGGGTATTCGCGAGGTGCTGGTCGAGATCAAGAGGAAAGGACGGCTGCCGGTCGTGGATTTCGCGGCCGGCGGCATCGCAACGCCCGCCGACGCGGCGCTCATGATGCAGCTTGGTAACGATGGCGTATTCGTCGGTTCCGGGATCTTCAAATCGAGCGACCCCGAGGAGCGCGCCAGGGCCATCGTCGAGGCGACGACGAATCTCGACGACCCGACGGTCCTCTCCAAGGTGTCGCGGGGGCTAGGCGCCGCGATGCCGGGCCAGAACATCGAGAACCTCGCCACGAGACTGCAAGATCGCGGCTGGTGA
- a CDS encoding CocE/NonD family hydrolase, producing the protein MNGARALLLASLMMISGCVQTPPAADAPAIVEQAAPSEPAVAQATELSERAEQLSYITNGTWSFTVAPGKYSILPALSVSVDVSLPPEEGVEAAAGMAKAHMGVFLPDVPAGTKVPVIVDVGPYYSASSGNVPLQLEGDTVATEPAARLGKFLITNFVPHGYAVAQVSVFGTGDSTNCMDLMGKSEQAGIDAAITWLGTQGWSNGKVALIGRSYDGTTPWEAAASGNPHLATIVPISGLIGQHELMWRNGSSESRGGSGLLYAIYAADTIDGDAGDATAVLCKDYLTGGPMSWAAGVTGDNVAPEVNDYWVERYFLDRALKNYKGSVYLTHGLQDWNVDPHMAFPTHQKLVDAGLDVKGLYGQWAHMYPDRINEHVGLPEGYGKEAFPKSVRFDWAQDLLEWFDYYLMGLGPKPALVAEVQDSGGLWRVEETYPPKDAKWIDLALSTGEKLHGDRPDVITLAGAAGQVEGAPVDTDISLRYKFAPLSLDKDTRIAGLAQLSLTLTPSGPGGQVFAQLRDSETGLRVGHAIMDLRYAAGGKEMVPVVPGMPLTAKMEFEAFDVVLPAGHGLVLILAPFGEDYLPSDVSDPLVVDSAASILKLPTVDRSPEVFFTPPEPTVEAGAAVAQP; encoded by the coding sequence ATGAACGGAGCTCGGGCGCTACTTCTCGCGTCATTGATGATGATCAGCGGTTGCGTCCAGACCCCTCCAGCGGCGGACGCCCCCGCAATTGTGGAACAAGCCGCACCGAGCGAACCCGCCGTTGCCCAGGCGACCGAGTTGAGCGAGCGCGCCGAACAGCTCTCATACATCACGAACGGGACGTGGAGTTTCACGGTCGCGCCAGGGAAGTACTCCATACTTCCCGCCTTGAGCGTCAGCGTAGACGTCTCGCTTCCCCCGGAGGAGGGCGTCGAGGCCGCGGCCGGGATGGCGAAGGCCCACATGGGCGTTTTCCTACCTGACGTGCCGGCCGGGACCAAAGTCCCTGTCATCGTCGACGTCGGCCCGTACTACAGTGCGAGCTCCGGTAATGTGCCGCTACAGCTTGAAGGCGACACGGTGGCAACGGAGCCCGCCGCAAGACTCGGCAAGTTCCTCATCACCAATTTCGTGCCCCACGGCTACGCCGTCGCCCAGGTGAGTGTTTTCGGGACGGGCGATTCGACGAACTGCATGGACCTCATGGGAAAAAGCGAACAGGCCGGGATCGACGCCGCCATCACGTGGCTAGGGACCCAAGGCTGGTCGAATGGCAAGGTGGCGCTCATCGGCCGCAGTTACGACGGGACGACTCCATGGGAGGCGGCCGCGTCGGGGAATCCCCATCTCGCGACGATCGTGCCGATCAGCGGCCTCATCGGGCAACACGAACTGATGTGGCGAAACGGCAGCTCGGAAAGCCGCGGCGGAAGTGGGCTCCTCTATGCCATATATGCGGCCGACACGATCGACGGCGACGCAGGGGACGCGACGGCGGTCCTTTGCAAGGACTACCTTACGGGCGGCCCGATGAGCTGGGCCGCAGGCGTCACCGGCGACAACGTCGCGCCCGAGGTGAACGATTACTGGGTCGAGAGGTACTTCCTCGACCGCGCGCTCAAGAACTACAAGGGAAGCGTCTACCTCACCCACGGTCTCCAGGATTGGAACGTGGATCCCCACATGGCGTTCCCGACGCATCAGAAGCTCGTCGACGCCGGACTCGACGTCAAGGGCCTATACGGCCAGTGGGCGCACATGTACCCTGACAGGATCAACGAACACGTGGGACTCCCGGAAGGGTACGGAAAGGAAGCGTTCCCGAAGAGCGTGAGGTTCGATTGGGCACAGGACCTGTTGGAGTGGTTCGATTATTATCTCATGGGCCTCGGACCCAAGCCCGCTCTCGTCGCGGAAGTGCAAGACAGCGGCGGGTTGTGGCGCGTCGAGGAGACCTACCCGCCAAAAGACGCGAAGTGGATCGACCTGGCCCTCTCGACGGGCGAGAAGCTCCACGGCGACAGGCCCGACGTGATCACGTTGGCGGGAGCGGCCGGCCAGGTGGAAGGCGCCCCGGTGGACACCGACATTTCGCTTCGCTACAAGTTCGCTCCCCTCTCGCTTGACAAGGACACGCGGATAGCGGGACTCGCCCAACTTTCGCTCACGCTGACACCCTCCGGGCCAGGCGGCCAGGTGTTCGCTCAACTCAGGGACTCGGAGACGGGCCTACGCGTCGGGCACGCGATCATGGACCTTCGCTATGCCGCCGGTGGGAAAGAGATGGTCCCGGTGGTGCCTGGCATGCCGTTGACGGCGAAGATGGAGTTCGAAGCGTTCGACGTCGTGCTCCCCGCCGGACACGGCCTGGTCCTCATCCTGGCGCCGTTCGGGGAGGACTATCTCCCGAGCGACGTAAGCGACCCGCTCGTCGTCGACTCGGCCGCGAGCATCCTGAAGCTCCCGACGGTCGACCGTTCGCCGGAGGTCTTCTTCACGCCTCCGGAGCCCACCGTGGAAGCGGGCGCCGCCGTCGCACAACCCTGA
- a CDS encoding CocE/NonD family hydrolase: MSASKALLLAGFLLVSGCVSTAPQDLTTEAPVAETVVAPAAVELRARTVMPFNAASNYSFTLEPGVFSILPVQSVFLDVALPVEEGAAAAGDMARVHMGVWLPQVEAGTRVPVIADVGPYYSDGDDPATEPAHRLGKFLMDNFVPHGYAVAQVSVFGTGQSTHCMDLMGRSEQLGIDAAVDFLGTEAWSNGNVALIGRSYDGSTPWEAATFGNPHLKTIVPISGLIGAHELMWRNGSAETRGPIMHNVVYGTFGIDSELPSGPDSLMMDPTGSMEPDPEDAQTLCKDYVAGPAQGAAAYATGDHVAAMANDYWEERSFLPRALENYKGSVYFIHGLQDWNVDNHMAFPTYYRLQDAGLEVKGLFGQWAHMYPDRIQEHKGLPSGRGKEAFPQSVRFDWAQDLLGWFDYYLKGPGARPVLRAEVQDNAGAWRVEATYPPKDALWLDNRLSAATKGHAGEDILYGAEDFASGVGSILTYNFLPLSAEKDLRIAGMTQLQLSVTPTGPGGQAYAILRDAETGMHLGHAIMDARYAQGGTEMMPVVPGQPLTMMMEFWAMDVVLPAGHGLKLQLSATGEDYLPSAVNDPLVIDLAHSVLKVPTIERGPEAFFTPPPIDPAFLATVQGQEQQP; the protein is encoded by the coding sequence ATGTCGGCGTCCAAAGCGTTGCTTCTCGCCGGATTCCTGTTGGTCTCCGGTTGCGTCTCGACCGCCCCACAAGACCTTACGACGGAGGCGCCGGTCGCCGAAACGGTGGTTGCGCCCGCCGCGGTCGAGCTCCGGGCCCGCACCGTGATGCCGTTCAACGCCGCATCCAACTACAGTTTCACGCTCGAGCCCGGCGTCTTTTCGATCCTCCCCGTCCAAAGCGTCTTCCTCGACGTCGCTCTCCCGGTCGAAGAGGGTGCCGCGGCGGCGGGCGACATGGCGAGGGTCCACATGGGCGTCTGGCTTCCACAGGTGGAGGCCGGTACGCGGGTGCCCGTCATCGCCGACGTCGGCCCGTACTATTCCGACGGCGACGACCCCGCCACCGAGCCGGCGCACCGGCTTGGGAAGTTCCTCATGGACAATTTCGTGCCCCACGGATACGCGGTCGCACAGGTCTCCGTCTTCGGCACCGGCCAAAGCACCCATTGCATGGACCTCATGGGCCGAAGCGAGCAACTCGGCATCGACGCGGCCGTGGATTTCCTCGGGACCGAGGCGTGGAGCAACGGGAACGTCGCTTTGATCGGACGAAGCTACGACGGGTCGACGCCGTGGGAGGCCGCGACGTTCGGCAACCCCCACCTCAAGACCATCGTGCCGATCAGCGGCCTCATCGGGGCGCATGAACTCATGTGGCGTAACGGCAGCGCCGAGACGCGCGGGCCCATCATGCACAACGTCGTCTACGGGACATTTGGCATCGACTCGGAGCTTCCAAGCGGGCCTGATTCGCTCATGATGGACCCGACCGGCTCGATGGAACCCGACCCGGAGGACGCCCAGACGCTTTGCAAGGATTACGTGGCGGGTCCCGCCCAAGGTGCGGCGGCGTACGCGACCGGCGACCATGTCGCTGCGATGGCGAACGACTACTGGGAAGAGCGGAGTTTCCTTCCGCGCGCCCTCGAGAACTACAAGGGCTCGGTCTATTTCATCCACGGCCTCCAGGACTGGAACGTCGACAATCACATGGCGTTCCCGACTTACTACAGGCTCCAAGACGCCGGCCTCGAGGTCAAGGGTCTCTTCGGCCAATGGGCGCACATGTACCCCGACCGCATCCAGGAGCACAAGGGGCTTCCATCGGGACGCGGCAAGGAGGCGTTCCCCCAGTCCGTGCGCTTCGATTGGGCGCAGGACCTCTTGGGCTGGTTCGACTACTACCTCAAGGGCCCCGGCGCGAGGCCGGTCCTACGCGCCGAGGTGCAAGACAACGCAGGGGCTTGGCGCGTCGAGGCGACGTATCCGCCGAAGGATGCCTTGTGGCTCGACAACCGGCTTTCCGCGGCGACGAAAGGCCACGCCGGGGAGGATATCCTGTACGGCGCCGAGGACTTCGCCTCCGGCGTCGGGAGCATCCTCACGTACAATTTCCTGCCATTGAGCGCGGAGAAGGATTTGCGCATCGCCGGAATGACCCAGTTGCAACTCTCGGTCACTCCGACGGGACCCGGCGGGCAGGCCTACGCTATCCTTCGGGACGCGGAGACCGGCATGCACCTCGGCCACGCGATCATGGACGCGCGCTACGCACAAGGCGGCACGGAGATGATGCCGGTCGTCCCCGGACAACCCCTTACGATGATGATGGAGTTCTGGGCGATGGACGTCGTACTCCCGGCCGGTCACGGGTTGAAACTCCAGCTCTCCGCGACGGGTGAGGATTACCTGCCGAGCGCAGTGAACGACCCACTTGTCATTGACCTTGCCCACAGCGTCTTGAAGGTCCCGACGATCGAGCGTGGACCCGAGGCATTCTTCACCCCGCCCCCGATCGATCCGGCATTCCTTGCCACGGTCCAAGGGCAGGAACAACAGCCGTAG